Proteins found in one Homalodisca vitripennis isolate AUS2020 chromosome 4, UT_GWSS_2.1, whole genome shotgun sequence genomic segment:
- the LOC124361424 gene encoding pro-corazonin-like: MVNRNLAWTLLLLCCLAGSLLAQTFQYSRGWTNGKKRSGQPSPHEAACQLQKLRIILEGKNTAQLYWPCDWQQPPLDYEPHHIPQPPPLMDIDNN; this comes from the exons ATGGTGAATCGAAACCTTGCGTGGACGCTGCTACTTCTCTGTTGTCTGGCGGGGTCTCTGCTAGCTCAGACCTTCCAGTACTCCAGGGGTTGGACCAATGGCAAGAAGCGTTCCGGCCAACCCTCACCGCACGAGGCAGCATGTCAGCTACAGAAATTGAGAATAATTCTGGAAGGCAAGAACACTGCTCAG CTCTACTGGCCATGCGACTGGCAGCAGCCACCTTTAGACTATGAGCCTCACCACATTCCCCAGCCACCCCCGCTCATGGACATAGATAACAATTAA